A segment of the Vibrio sp. YMD68 genome:
ATAAAGTGGGCAGATATTGATGCTGAAACTAGGGTGGTTTCTGCTGAAAGCATAAGAAAAGAGCTAACTCCAAAAACGAAAGCTATCGTCGTCGTCCATCTATACGGCTTCTGTATAGAGATGGCAGAGATTTGTAAGTTGGCTAGAGAATATGACTTGCTGCTGATAGAAGACGTTGCTCAAGCTTTGGGGGCGGAAGTCAATGGTCAGAAAGCGGGAACGTTTGGTGATTTTGGTATCTATTCATTCCATTCTCATAAAAATGTTTCGACGTTAGGAGAGGGTGGGGTTCTTTTGGTCAATAACCCTAAATATCAGAATGTGATACCACAAATACGTCACAATGGTCATTGTGCTTATGCCCATGAGAGAGAAAACTATTGGGTACCTGCAATGAGCGATTTGCGTTTTCCAGAAATCGACGGAAAGCCAATTTGGCCAAATAATTACTGTTTGGGAGAAGTTGAAGCCGCACTAGGAAGTGAATTACTTGGCCGAATTGATACTCTCAATGCGGAAAAGCGCGTTCGGGCTAATAAATTTGTCGAAAGTTTGGCAGAGTATCCGGAGCTTTCGTTCCATAAAGTTGAGTCTAGCCGACATACTTATCACTTATTGGTGGCTAAGTGTCATTCCGATGTTCGTGATAAATTCATCGACATAATGGGCAAAGTGCATGGAGTTCAATGTGTTGTTCAATACTACCC
Coding sequences within it:
- a CDS encoding DegT/DnrJ/EryC1/StrS family aminotransferase, giving the protein MEFKIPFGGRAHTYTKREEEIVLNVMRESGTLTQGHHLKKFESDFEAYIGAEKAYAVNNATAALEIAAQLCQFEEGDEVIIPSHTFTSSAYPFAKQGGHIKWADIDAETRVVSAESIRKELTPKTKAIVVVHLYGFCIEMAEICKLAREYDLLLIEDVAQALGAEVNGQKAGTFGDFGIYSFHSHKNVSTLGEGGVLLVNNPKYQNVIPQIRHNGHCAYAHERENYWVPAMSDLRFPEIDGKPIWPNNYCLGEVEAALGSELLGRIDTLNAEKRVRANKFVESLAEYPELSFHKVESSRHTYHLLVAKCHSDVRDKFIDIMGKVHGVQCVVQYYPLNRYPLYESLGLSDCHCPNADDLFDNMVSFPFEHRLEERDINYIIDSAKKTLDEIRLG